One Halococcus hamelinensis 100A6 DNA window includes the following coding sequences:
- the solA gene encoding N-methyl-L-tryptophan oxidase, producing MSDTDRKYDAIVVGVGGMGSAAAYHLARREQDVLGLERYDIPHTNGSSHGITRIIRRAYYEHPSYVPLIERAYDLWDGLEEGSGRSIIHRTGSIDAGPPDDPVFEGSLQSCKEHDIPHEVLSSEELTDRFPGYRLPEGYKALYQEDGGFVIPEQAIVAHTQAAQEAGAEIHARTRVQGWTETPDGGVRVETDRGSHEANSLVLAAGAWNYKLADALEGLAVPERQVLSWFQPTSPALFQPDTFPVWNLSVPEGRFYGFPVHDVPGMKLGKYHHRDEQIDPDEWDRDPNAEDERVLREFAERYFPEGTGSTMGLATCMFTNSPDEHFIIDTLPDHPQVTVAAGFSGHGFKFASVIGEILADLTTGDGTDHPIDMFRLSRFD from the coding sequence ATGAGCGACACCGACAGGAAATACGATGCGATAGTCGTCGGCGTCGGTGGAATGGGAAGCGCGGCCGCGTATCACCTCGCACGTCGAGAGCAGGACGTGTTGGGGTTGGAGCGGTACGATATTCCGCATACGAACGGTTCCTCCCACGGGATCACCCGTATCATACGGCGAGCGTACTACGAGCATCCCTCCTACGTCCCCCTCATCGAGCGTGCCTACGACCTCTGGGATGGCCTCGAAGAGGGGTCGGGCCGGTCCATCATTCATCGTACGGGCTCTATCGACGCCGGGCCTCCCGACGACCCGGTGTTCGAGGGTTCGTTGCAGTCGTGTAAGGAACACGACATTCCACACGAAGTCCTCTCGAGTGAAGAGCTCACGGACCGATTCCCTGGATATCGACTCCCGGAGGGATACAAAGCACTCTATCAGGAGGACGGCGGGTTCGTGATTCCGGAACAAGCGATCGTCGCCCACACCCAGGCCGCACAGGAGGCAGGTGCCGAGATACACGCTCGGACACGGGTTCAGGGCTGGACCGAGACACCCGACGGCGGTGTTCGGGTCGAAACCGACCGCGGGAGCCACGAGGCGAACAGCTTGGTTCTCGCCGCAGGCGCGTGGAACTACAAGCTCGCCGACGCACTCGAAGGGCTTGCCGTTCCGGAACGACAGGTCCTGTCCTGGTTTCAGCCGACGTCCCCGGCGCTGTTTCAGCCGGATACCTTTCCCGTGTGGAATCTCTCCGTCCCCGAGGGCCGATTCTACGGATTCCCGGTCCACGACGTACCGGGCATGAAACTGGGGAAGTATCATCACCGAGACGAGCAGATCGACCCGGACGAGTGGGACCGTGACCCCAACGCCGAGGACGAGCGTGTGCTCCGGGAGTTCGCCGAACGGTACTTCCCGGAGGGAACCGGCTCGACGATGGGGCTTGCGACGTGTATGTTCACCAATTCGCCGGACGAACACTTCATCATCGACACGCTTCCGGACCACCCACAGGTGACCGTCGCGGCCGGGTTCTCCGGCCACGGATTCAAGTTCGCGAGCGTCATCGGCGAGATACTCGCCGACCTCACGACCGGCGACGGGACGGACCACCCGATCGATATGTTCCGCTTGAGCAGATTCGACTAG
- a CDS encoding Rid family detoxifying hydrolase, with the protein MKRTVNTDEAPAAVGAYSQATVANGLVFVSGQLPLTTSGELLEDEPVEEQTRQSLENVREVLAAEGLGMEDIVKTTIFLDDIDEFDAMNSVYSDFFTEAPPARSAVEAGNVPKGAGVEIEAIAVSDASESDSPSNRMD; encoded by the coding sequence GTGAAGCGCACCGTCAACACCGACGAAGCACCGGCGGCCGTTGGTGCTTACAGTCAGGCGACCGTCGCTAACGGCCTCGTGTTCGTCTCGGGTCAACTCCCGCTGACGACCAGTGGTGAACTCTTAGAAGACGAACCGGTCGAAGAACAGACCCGCCAGAGCCTCGAGAACGTGAGGGAGGTCCTCGCCGCGGAGGGCCTCGGCATGGAGGACATCGTCAAGACGACGATCTTCCTCGACGACATCGACGAGTTCGACGCGATGAACAGCGTGTACAGCGATTTCTTCACCGAGGCCCCTCCCGCTCGAAGCGCCGTCGAGGCGGGTAACGTTCCGAAGGGTGCGGGAGTGGAGATCGAAGCGATCGCGGTGAGCGACGCTTCCGAATCGGATAGCCCTTCGAACCGGATGGATTGA
- the folE gene encoding GTP cyclohydrolase I has product MQVDDDRPTGSTSGSAGSERAIDWAKAQEAARLFLEAIGEDPERSALVETWQRRLPATMESLSEGYRIEAKPAMRTFESEGEDWVVKTGIPVYSLCEHHLLPFYGTAHVAYRSNGSVVGLSKLIRYVQWKSRRLTIQERLTRELADGLTEEIDAGNVLVELRMTHLCESMRGVESETETTTRASSDSTAEDERQRFRDAIETHEDDDHP; this is encoded by the coding sequence ATGCAGGTAGACGACGACCGGCCCACTGGGTCCACTTCCGGATCAGCGGGTAGCGAAAGGGCCATCGACTGGGCGAAAGCCCAGGAAGCCGCCCGGTTGTTCCTCGAAGCGATCGGTGAGGACCCGGAGCGGAGCGCCCTCGTCGAAACGTGGCAACGGAGGCTTCCAGCCACCATGGAATCGTTGAGCGAGGGATACCGAATCGAGGCGAAACCGGCCATGAGAACCTTCGAAAGCGAAGGGGAAGACTGGGTCGTGAAGACCGGTATCCCGGTGTACAGCCTCTGTGAACACCACCTCCTTCCGTTCTACGGAACCGCGCACGTCGCCTATCGTTCGAACGGATCGGTGGTCGGACTTTCGAAACTGATTCGATACGTTCAGTGGAAGTCCCGGCGCTTGACCATACAGGAACGGTTGACGCGAGAGCTCGCCGATGGACTCACAGAGGAGATCGATGCGGGAAACGTGCTCGTCGAACTGCGAATGACGCATCTCTGTGAGTCCATGCGCGGTGTCGAATCGGAGACGGAAACGACGACACGAGCGAGCAGCGACTCGACGGCCGAAGACGAACGCCAGCGGTTCCGCGACGCGATCGAGACGCACGAAGACGACGACCACCCCTAA
- the glyA gene encoding serine hydroxymethyltransferase — protein MNYETVRDTNPTIADTLQEERTRQNESLSMIASENHVSEAVMEAQSSELTNKYAEGYPGARYYGGCEFADEVEELAIEYAKELWDADHVNVQPHSGSQANMSVYLAVLEPGDTILSLDLNHGGHLSHGHPANFAGQIYDVEQYEVNPETGYIDYDELHETAEHVEPDIIVSGYSAYPREVEFERVQAAADAVGAYHLADIAHITGLVAAGVHRSPVGIADFVTGSTHKTIRAGRGGIVMCDEEHADAVDSAVFPGTQGGPAMHNVAGKAVGFGEALEPAFEAYAERTVSNAKALGDRLQEHGLSLVSGGTDNHLVLVDLRPSHPNTTGKDVEEALEAAGIVLNANTVPGETRSPFDPSGIRAGTPGLTTRGFEEDACREVADLIGEVVDAPDDEAVVSATRDRVDDLTDSYPLYT, from the coding sequence ATGAACTACGAAACCGTCCGCGATACGAACCCCACGATCGCGGATACGCTCCAAGAAGAGCGCACGCGACAGAACGAGTCCCTCTCGATGATCGCCTCCGAGAATCACGTCTCGGAGGCCGTCATGGAGGCACAGAGCTCCGAGCTGACGAACAAGTACGCCGAGGGGTACCCGGGTGCGCGCTACTACGGCGGCTGTGAGTTCGCCGACGAGGTCGAGGAGCTGGCCATCGAGTACGCGAAAGAGCTCTGGGACGCCGACCACGTCAACGTCCAACCCCACTCGGGGTCGCAGGCGAACATGAGCGTGTATCTCGCGGTGTTGGAGCCGGGAGACACGATCCTCTCGCTCGATCTGAACCACGGTGGGCACCTCTCACACGGCCATCCGGCGAACTTCGCGGGACAGATATACGACGTCGAACAGTACGAGGTGAATCCCGAAACCGGGTACATCGACTACGACGAACTACACGAGACCGCGGAACACGTCGAGCCGGATATCATCGTCTCGGGCTACTCTGCATACCCTCGCGAAGTCGAATTCGAGCGGGTTCAAGCGGCGGCGGACGCCGTCGGAGCGTACCATCTCGCTGACATCGCCCACATCACCGGGTTGGTCGCCGCCGGCGTTCATCGATCCCCGGTCGGCATCGCCGATTTCGTCACCGGTTCGACGCACAAGACGATCCGTGCCGGGCGTGGTGGGATCGTCATGTGTGACGAGGAACACGCCGACGCAGTCGATAGCGCGGTGTTTCCCGGGACGCAAGGTGGTCCGGCGATGCACAACGTCGCCGGAAAAGCCGTCGGCTTCGGCGAAGCACTGGAGCCTGCGTTCGAGGCCTACGCCGAACGGACCGTCTCCAACGCGAAAGCACTCGGCGATCGGTTACAGGAACACGGGCTTTCACTCGTCTCGGGTGGGACCGACAACCACCTCGTCTTGGTCGATCTACGCCCCTCCCATCCGAACACGACGGGCAAGGACGTAGAGGAGGCGCTCGAAGCGGCCGGTATCGTTCTCAACGCGAACACCGTTCCCGGGGAAACCCGCTCCCCGTTCGATCCGTCGGGTATCCGAGCCGGGACGCCCGGACTCACCACCCGAGGTTTCGAAGAGGATGCCTGTCGCGAGGTGGCGGACCTCATCGGCGAAGTCGTCGATGCTCCCGACGACGAAGCCGTCGTCAGCGCGACCCGCGACCGAGTCGACGACCTGACCGACTCGTATCCCCTCTACACGTAA
- a CDS encoding formyltetrahydrofolate deformylase: MPRDHASSEMLTEITVVGDDDTGIITEITAYLSDHAVNVEELDQAVQDGIFRMTMYADTSEMAVSQARLRADLDDLGDDLDVDTRVWFPNRTETQSLAVLVTKESHCLEALLEEARNDDLDAEIGVVIGNHSDLEPLATEHGVPFHDIGDEKGVPNEDELLHHLDNYDIDLLALARYIRILSPKVVFRYRNRIINVHPSLLPSFPGASAYSQAIEKGVRIAGVTAHYVTTDLDQGPILTQRAFNVPHGPTERELEERGQPLEAEALIEAIDLHLNQQVSVHRGRTELRDPDGTTTQLGIPEHIERLNPDGPVDGHDRYAEGYVEKKASADS; encoded by the coding sequence ATGCCACGGGACCACGCCAGTTCGGAGATGCTCACGGAGATAACCGTCGTCGGTGACGACGATACGGGGATAATCACGGAGATCACGGCATATCTCTCCGATCACGCGGTCAACGTCGAAGAGTTGGACCAGGCGGTTCAGGACGGGATATTTCGGATGACCATGTACGCGGACACGTCCGAAATGGCGGTCTCGCAAGCGCGTTTGCGAGCGGACCTCGACGACCTCGGGGACGACCTCGACGTCGATACACGGGTCTGGTTCCCGAACCGTACCGAAACCCAGTCGCTCGCGGTCCTCGTGACGAAGGAGAGTCACTGTCTCGAAGCGCTCCTGGAGGAGGCGAGAAACGACGACCTCGATGCGGAGATCGGGGTCGTCATCGGGAACCACAGCGACCTCGAACCGCTCGCCACCGAACACGGCGTTCCGTTCCACGACATCGGCGACGAGAAGGGGGTTCCCAACGAGGACGAGCTGCTCCACCACCTCGATAACTACGATATCGACCTCCTCGCTCTCGCCCGCTACATCCGGATCCTCTCACCCAAGGTCGTCTTCCGCTACCGAAATCGCATCATCAACGTTCACCCGAGCCTGTTGCCCTCCTTCCCCGGTGCTTCGGCGTACTCCCAGGCGATCGAGAAGGGCGTTCGTATCGCGGGCGTGACGGCGCACTACGTCACGACCGACCTCGACCAGGGACCGATACTCACTCAGCGAGCGTTCAACGTTCCGCACGGCCCCACGGAACGGGAACTCGAAGAACGCGGGCAACCTCTCGAAGCCGAGGCGCTGATCGAAGCCATCGACCTCCACCTCAACCAGCAGGTCTCCGTCCACCGCGGCCGAACGGAGCTCCGGGACCCGGACGGAACCACGACACAGCTCGGGATACCCGAGCACATCGAACGGCTCAATCCCGACGGGCCGGTGGACGGTCACGACCGGTATGCCGAGGGATACGTCGAGAAGAAAGCGAGCGCGGACAGCTAG
- a CDS encoding helix-turn-helix domain-containing protein, which yields MSVIALVHVAHPDLALSPTIRENPETTIRVMPQAATDPETDLFFFFVERDDRSVESAFESDHTVAEWETIASSESGSVYQLQHTPETILLSPKTFELGGLMREATSDATGWTLRLQFQNRKDISDLWGFCEESDISFELQRIFRHQPWNSSDLTTLTDPQLETLLTAYEEGYFEEPRQISLEGLAEKLDISPTAVGGRLRRGVAALLETTLIEE from the coding sequence GTGAGCGTCATCGCGCTGGTACACGTCGCCCATCCGGACCTCGCACTGTCCCCGACGATCCGGGAAAACCCGGAGACCACGATCCGGGTCATGCCACAGGCGGCGACGGACCCCGAGACGGATCTGTTCTTCTTCTTCGTCGAGAGGGACGACCGATCCGTGGAGTCCGCGTTCGAATCGGACCACACGGTCGCCGAATGGGAGACGATAGCTAGCTCCGAGTCCGGGTCGGTCTATCAACTCCAGCACACGCCGGAGACGATACTTCTCTCCCCGAAGACGTTCGAGTTGGGCGGGTTGATGCGCGAAGCCACGAGCGACGCAACGGGGTGGACCCTTCGACTCCAGTTCCAGAACCGAAAGGACATATCGGATCTGTGGGGGTTCTGTGAGGAGAGCGACATCTCGTTCGAGCTCCAGCGGATATTCCGCCACCAGCCGTGGAACAGTTCGGACCTGACGACCCTCACCGACCCACAGCTCGAGACGTTGCTCACGGCCTACGAGGAGGGATACTTCGAGGAGCCCCGGCAGATCTCGCTGGAAGGGTTGGCCGAGAAGCTCGACATCTCGCCGACGGCCGTCGGTGGTCGCCTTCGTCGTGGTGTCGCCGCGCTTCTCGAAACGACGCTCATCGAGGAGTGA
- the folP gene encoding dihydropteroate synthase — protein MEYHEARNALERLRRVRPKLGTATTATLLDSLDDPHEGMTAVQVAGSNGKGSTARVLERILDEAGLDVGLYTSPDLNDLRERIRVRRKKIPKSEVGRFVETVWPHVTEMSVADDAPTFFETFTALALWYFERKAVDVAILEVGIGGRYDATSVVDPVAAAVTSVSLEHTDILGDTVEEIARDQVQVAPPDVRLVTGATGSALEAIEEKADTVTVGGEGADVVASEMGMVSKTESQVSLVGPDWDVRTATPLLGDHQAVNAGIAATLARQVGNHVGTGVDESTIESGIRNVHWPGRFEVMRHDPLVVLDGAHNPDAAEKLATLLDRFEYDDLYLVFGAMRDKDHRRVCRSLPPVDRAFLAEPAVGRSQGLDTLAGVFRRETDATVLKRDSIRAALDAAIQAADPDDCVVTTGSLYAVAEARDRWTRMTTPLSTSSTRSARSALSRSDVPTRERDEHVDQLVHRSLRMHVRREEAATLEKLMLSIGGSCGVSGVLDHEPISVVLSGNRSQFRRLVQRLRDRSEGDIAAELNGVLELDTEIEADTERTAGGYPWDEETTVMGILNVTPDSFHDGGDYRATQSAVDRAEGMVAAGAGIVDVGGESTRPGAEPVSAARERDRVLPVIERLDDLDTWISIDTRKPTVAEAALEAGADLVNDVTGLEDAAMRRVVADFDVPAVMMHSLSAPVDPDHRYEYDDVVDDVLEELTERILLAERAGIDRSNLIVDPGLGFGKTRPESFALLDRLDEFRGLGTSLMIGHSQKSMFEPAGTDSDDRLIPTVAATALAVDRGVDIVRVHEVAENAAAIATAEDTVRTD, from the coding sequence ATGGAGTATCATGAGGCGAGAAACGCGTTGGAACGGTTGCGCCGGGTTCGTCCAAAGCTGGGGACGGCAACGACGGCCACCCTGCTCGACTCCCTCGACGACCCCCACGAGGGGATGACCGCCGTGCAGGTCGCCGGGTCGAACGGGAAGGGAAGCACGGCCCGTGTTCTCGAACGGATCCTCGACGAAGCGGGTCTCGACGTCGGTCTCTATACGTCGCCGGACCTGAACGACCTTCGCGAGCGGATCCGGGTTCGACGGAAGAAGATCCCGAAATCCGAGGTGGGACGGTTCGTCGAAACGGTTTGGCCGCACGTAACCGAGATGTCGGTAGCGGACGACGCACCCACGTTCTTCGAGACCTTCACGGCTCTCGCGCTCTGGTACTTCGAGCGAAAGGCGGTCGACGTGGCCATCCTCGAGGTCGGAATCGGTGGCCGATACGATGCGACCAGCGTCGTCGACCCGGTGGCGGCGGCTGTTACGTCCGTGAGCCTCGAACATACGGACATCCTCGGCGACACGGTCGAGGAGATCGCCCGTGACCAGGTACAGGTCGCCCCACCGGACGTCCGTCTCGTGACTGGTGCGACTGGGAGCGCACTCGAAGCGATCGAAGAGAAGGCGGACACCGTGACCGTCGGAGGCGAGGGGGCGGACGTAGTCGCGAGCGAGATGGGGATGGTCTCGAAGACGGAGTCCCAGGTCTCGCTGGTCGGCCCGGATTGGGACGTTCGAACGGCGACACCGTTGCTCGGGGACCACCAGGCGGTGAACGCCGGCATCGCCGCGACACTCGCACGGCAGGTCGGGAATCACGTTGGAACGGGCGTAGACGAATCGACCATCGAGAGCGGTATCAGAAACGTTCACTGGCCGGGGAGATTCGAGGTCATGCGCCACGATCCGCTCGTGGTTCTCGACGGAGCACACAACCCGGACGCCGCCGAAAAGCTCGCGACCCTCTTGGACCGTTTCGAGTACGACGACCTGTACCTGGTGTTCGGTGCGATGCGGGACAAGGACCATCGACGTGTCTGCCGCTCCCTTCCCCCGGTAGATCGGGCGTTCCTCGCCGAACCCGCCGTCGGCCGTTCACAGGGACTGGATACCCTGGCCGGCGTCTTCCGACGTGAGACCGACGCGACGGTCCTAAAACGGGATTCGATCCGAGCTGCGCTCGATGCAGCTATCCAGGCTGCCGACCCCGACGATTGTGTCGTGACGACGGGTTCGTTGTATGCCGTCGCCGAGGCTCGTGACCGGTGGACGCGAATGACGACGCCCCTCTCGACGAGTTCGACGAGAAGCGCTCGGTCGGCACTGAGTCGTTCGGACGTACCGACGAGAGAGCGGGATGAACACGTCGACCAACTCGTCCATCGCTCCCTTCGAATGCACGTCCGGCGGGAGGAGGCCGCTACCCTCGAGAAGCTCATGCTCTCGATCGGTGGTTCGTGTGGCGTCTCCGGCGTCCTCGACCACGAACCCATCAGTGTGGTTCTCTCGGGAAATCGCAGTCAGTTCCGGAGGCTCGTTCAGCGATTGCGTGACCGAAGCGAGGGAGATATCGCTGCGGAGTTGAACGGGGTTCTCGAACTCGATACCGAAATCGAAGCGGATACCGAGAGGACTGCCGGGGGATATCCCTGGGACGAGGAAACGACGGTCATGGGGATACTGAACGTCACGCCGGACTCGTTTCACGACGGTGGCGACTATCGGGCCACCCAGTCCGCGGTCGACCGAGCCGAGGGGATGGTCGCGGCCGGGGCAGGAATAGTGGACGTCGGTGGGGAGTCCACTCGACCGGGAGCCGAACCGGTTTCGGCTGCCAGGGAACGCGACCGTGTTCTACCGGTCATAGAGCGACTCGACGACCTCGATACGTGGATCTCGATCGATACGAGGAAGCCGACGGTCGCCGAAGCCGCATTGGAGGCCGGTGCGGATCTGGTGAACGACGTGACTGGTCTCGAAGACGCTGCGATGCGTCGCGTGGTCGCCGATTTCGACGTTCCAGCCGTGATGATGCACAGCCTCTCGGCACCCGTCGATCCGGACCATCGATACGAGTACGATGACGTGGTCGACGACGTGCTGGAGGAGCTCACCGAACGCATCCTACTCGCTGAACGAGCGGGTATCGACCGTTCGAACCTCATCGTAGACCCCGGGCTCGGCTTCGGGAAGACCAGACCCGAGAGCTTCGCGTTGCTCGACCGGCTGGACGAGTTCCGGGGGTTGGGGACCAGCCTCATGATCGGCCACTCCCAGAAGTCGATGTTCGAACCCGCGGGGACCGATTCCGACGACCGCCTCATACCGACCGTCGCTGCGACGGCGTTGGCGGTCGACCGTGGTGTCGATATCGTCCGTGTTCACGAGGTGGCCGAAAACGCCGCTGCCATCGCCACCGCAGAAGACACGGTGCGAACGGACTGA
- a CDS encoding aminomethyltransferase family protein, with protein MSENQPASREDESHPNHPSVDQSDRTVPRNLRQSGDPGIEMLVSTRVRKSPFFHKSFVEEGAWRATVYNRIYHPRGYVEPEDGGTSVEHDALVNHVTLWDVAVERQIRVKGSEAEAFVNHVITRDATEIDVMAGKYVILCNEDGGVLNDPVLLRPEEDEFWFSISDSTLMQWLQGVNSGENYDVVIDEIDVAPMQIQGPLSEDVMRELVGDAVSDVPYYGLMEAEINGCDILISQTGFSGEKGYEIYVTEAMKNADAVWDPVAETVKDHDGMVIAPGHQRRIAAGILSWGQDLDHETSPFQVNLGYQVPDDKDADYIGKEELERQQEMIQNGEYPFTQKMVGLKLGGEPIRDYPSDFWLVSDPETGEECGYITSAWYNPELETNIALAHVPAEKLDGDVREVYDGEIDTEFEVHLPDEYAEEPGEPVFAMVAEVPFKESVNLSAREQAKLGARQEASE; from the coding sequence ATGTCGGAAAACCAACCGGCGAGCAGGGAAGACGAATCGCATCCGAACCATCCGAGCGTCGACCAATCGGATCGAACCGTCCCGCGGAACCTACGCCAGTCCGGCGACCCGGGCATCGAGATGCTGGTCTCGACCCGCGTCCGGAAATCGCCGTTCTTCCACAAGTCCTTCGTCGAGGAGGGCGCGTGGCGCGCAACGGTCTACAACCGCATCTACCACCCGCGCGGCTACGTTGAACCCGAAGACGGCGGCACGAGTGTCGAACACGACGCCCTCGTCAATCACGTGACGCTGTGGGACGTGGCGGTCGAACGGCAGATCCGTGTCAAGGGCTCCGAAGCCGAAGCGTTCGTCAACCACGTCATCACCCGGGACGCGACCGAGATCGACGTGATGGCCGGCAAGTACGTCATCCTCTGCAACGAGGACGGTGGCGTCCTGAACGACCCCGTTCTCCTGCGTCCCGAGGAGGACGAGTTCTGGTTCTCGATCTCGGATTCGACCCTGATGCAGTGGCTCCAGGGTGTGAACTCCGGTGAGAACTACGATGTCGTGATCGACGAGATCGACGTCGCGCCGATGCAGATCCAGGGCCCCCTCTCCGAGGACGTGATGCGGGAGCTCGTCGGCGATGCCGTGAGCGACGTGCCCTACTACGGGCTGATGGAGGCCGAAATCAACGGCTGTGACATCCTGATCAGCCAGACCGGCTTCTCCGGTGAGAAAGGCTACGAGATCTACGTTACGGAGGCGATGAAGAACGCGGACGCCGTCTGGGACCCGGTCGCCGAGACGGTGAAAGACCACGACGGCATGGTGATCGCACCGGGCCATCAGCGGCGAATCGCCGCGGGCATCCTCTCGTGGGGACAGGACCTGGACCACGAGACCTCGCCGTTCCAGGTGAACCTCGGCTATCAGGTGCCGGACGACAAGGACGCCGACTACATCGGGAAGGAGGAGCTCGAACGTCAACAGGAGATGATCCAGAACGGCGAATACCCCTTCACGCAGAAGATGGTGGGTCTCAAACTCGGTGGTGAACCGATCCGGGACTACCCATCCGACTTCTGGCTGGTTTCGGACCCCGAAACCGGCGAGGAGTGTGGGTACATCACCTCCGCGTGGTACAACCCCGAGCTCGAAACCAACATCGCGCTCGCACACGTTCCGGCCGAGAAGCTCGACGGCGACGTCCGGGAGGTCTACGACGGCGAGATCGACACCGAATTCGAAGTCCATCTCCCCGACGAGTACGCCGAAGAGCCGGGCGAACCGGTGTTCGCCATGGTCGCGGAAGTGCCGTTCAAGGAGTCGGTGAACCTGAGCGCGCGCGAGCAGGCCAAGCTCGGTGCCAGACAAGAGGCGAGCGAGTAA
- a CDS encoding methylenetetrahydrofolate reductase yields MSVERHSGTAAEVTDELLTGPRFELMPFESFEGQLEHLPDGATIAITTSPQLGLDATVEQAEMAAARGFDVSPHIAARYVRDEDHLTEIARRLTEAGVTDIFVPGGDREEPAGEFESAYELLTTLSDIEYSFEEVGITGYPEGHDFLSDRVLADAMEKKAPFATYIVTQLCYDPEAVIEWVEEVRDRGIDLPIEVGIPGVMKYQRLLSISQKVGVGDSVRFLKKTTGIVGFVRQLVGSRGKYTPDDLIEGLTPYATDPEYGIQGVHIYTFNQTSDTESWRWGALNQ; encoded by the coding sequence ATGTCCGTCGAACGCCACTCCGGTACGGCAGCCGAGGTGACCGACGAGTTACTCACCGGTCCTCGATTCGAACTGATGCCCTTCGAGAGCTTCGAAGGGCAACTGGAACATCTGCCGGACGGGGCGACCATCGCCATCACCACGTCACCGCAGCTCGGCCTCGATGCGACGGTCGAGCAGGCCGAAATGGCCGCCGCACGCGGGTTCGACGTGAGTCCGCACATTGCCGCGCGTTACGTACGGGACGAGGACCACCTGACCGAGATCGCTCGCCGTCTCACCGAGGCCGGTGTCACGGATATCTTCGTTCCGGGTGGCGACCGTGAGGAGCCGGCGGGGGAGTTCGAGTCGGCATACGAGCTCCTGACCACGCTTTCGGATATCGAATACTCGTTCGAGGAGGTCGGAATCACCGGCTATCCGGAGGGGCACGATTTCCTCTCGGACCGGGTCCTGGCCGACGCGATGGAGAAGAAGGCACCGTTTGCGACGTACATCGTGACCCAGCTCTGCTACGACCCCGAAGCAGTTATCGAGTGGGTAGAGGAGGTTCGGGATCGGGGTATCGACCTCCCCATCGAGGTCGGCATACCAGGTGTCATGAAGTATCAACGGTTGCTGAGCATCTCACAGAAGGTCGGCGTCGGCGATTCGGTACGCTTCCTGAAGAAGACAACCGGTATCGTCGGGTTCGTTCGCCAACTCGTCGGGTCACGCGGCAAGTACACCCCCGACGACCTCATCGAGGGGCTCACACCGTACGCTACCGACCCCGAGTACGGTATTCAGGGCGTTCACATCTACACCTTCAATCAGACGTCGGATACCGAGTCCTGGCGATGGGGGGCCTTGAATCAGTAA